One region of Epilithonimonas zeae genomic DNA includes:
- a CDS encoding carbamoyl phosphate synthase small subunit — protein sequence MKKKLILESGEVFHGTGFGAEQETAGEVVFNTGMTGYQELISDPSYCGQIVCMTYPLIGNYGINRDDYESIEPAIKGLIVKELCDLPSNFRTQITLDELFKKKNLSGISGIDTRRLTRILRSKGVTKGKIVNTDVDEKAVIEELKATNFPTNQVEQVSTKTPYASPGRGLKVVLVDFGSKLGIIRELSQRNCDIIVMSHDTTAEEILLMNPDGIMLSNGPGDPEDNAEALVMIQKLLGKVPIFGICLGHQLIGLACGAKTYKLKFGHRGGNHPVLDLEKNKVAITSQNHGYAIDQESLKNTDLVETHIALNDRTNEGVKHKIHPCFSVQYHPEASPGPEDANYLFDEFVELMENFKK from the coding sequence ATGAAAAAGAAATTAATATTAGAATCCGGAGAAGTTTTTCACGGAACAGGATTCGGAGCAGAGCAGGAAACTGCTGGAGAAGTGGTTTTCAACACAGGAATGACAGGTTATCAGGAACTGATTTCCGACCCGAGTTACTGCGGACAAATCGTTTGTATGACTTATCCTTTGATTGGAAATTACGGAATTAATCGTGATGATTACGAAAGTATTGAACCAGCAATCAAAGGACTAATTGTGAAGGAATTGTGCGATTTGCCCTCCAATTTCAGAACTCAAATCACTCTGGACGAATTGTTCAAAAAGAAAAACTTGTCGGGAATTTCAGGAATTGATACCAGAAGACTGACAAGAATCCTAAGAAGTAAAGGTGTTACGAAAGGAAAAATAGTGAATACAGATGTGGATGAAAAAGCAGTAATCGAAGAACTAAAGGCGACTAATTTTCCGACCAATCAAGTAGAGCAAGTTTCAACAAAAACGCCTTACGCCAGTCCGGGAAGAGGATTGAAAGTTGTCTTGGTAGATTTTGGGTCCAAATTGGGAATCATCCGCGAATTGTCTCAAAGAAACTGCGATATCATCGTAATGTCCCACGATACAACTGCCGAGGAAATTCTTCTGATGAATCCAGACGGCATAATGCTTTCCAACGGTCCCGGCGACCCGGAAGATAATGCGGAGGCTTTGGTAATGATTCAGAAATTGTTGGGAAAAGTTCCGATTTTTGGGATTTGTCTAGGTCATCAATTGATTGGTCTGGCTTGTGGAGCAAAAACTTACAAACTGAAATTCGGACATAGAGGTGGAAATCATCCTGTTTTGGATTTAGAGAAAAACAAAGTTGCAATCACTTCGCAAAATCACGGTTACGCGATTGACCAGGAATCTTTGAAAAATACAGATTTGGTAGAAACCCATATCGCTCTGAATGACAGAACAAACGAAGGAGTGAAACACAAAATCCATCCTTGTTTTTCAGTTCAATACCATCCAGAAGCAAGTCCGGGTCCTGAGGATGCGAATTATCTTTTTGATGAGTTTGTAGAATTAATGGAAAATTTTAAAAAGTAA
- a CDS encoding serine hydrolase domain-containing protein, whose amino-acid sequence MKSSFLVLTAGILLSCNTTKVAEKEQLSHKIDSLIQTKNPRAFNGVVVITKDGKNIYEKAYGFSNVDNQTKLTLEDKFSSMSIAKQITATLVMLEVEKGTINLNQPINTYLKDLKYNWANKVTVHHLLNNSSGIDAWELKDELLFEPGTQFKYSNIGYGTLGKILESATGKSYEQLVTELFAKYGFNNCFYPNTENQKKLVNSFAITKNGTNLVEEFPYSKEFYPGSHLIITARDLAKWNDLLHNGKILKNESYQKTIYYSVTNIHTLFSEKEIGYGYGLRINDKADVFEIGHTGFSPPAGFTAVNLYYPEKKVSVTVLENQATDDFDIAYYFEQEIRNMVIKSDLVK is encoded by the coding sequence TTGAAATCCTCTTTTCTAGTTTTAACTGCGGGTATTTTATTAAGCTGTAACACTACAAAAGTTGCTGAAAAGGAACAGTTGTCTCACAAGATTGACAGTTTGATTCAGACTAAAAATCCAAGAGCATTCAATGGAGTGGTTGTGATTACGAAAGATGGAAAAAACATTTACGAAAAAGCTTACGGATTTTCCAATGTTGATAATCAAACAAAGTTGACTCTTGAGGACAAATTTTCATCAATGTCCATAGCAAAACAGATTACCGCGACTTTGGTAATGTTGGAAGTTGAAAAAGGAACAATTAATCTTAATCAGCCAATCAATACTTATCTGAAGGATTTGAAATACAATTGGGCGAATAAAGTGACAGTTCATCATCTTTTGAACAATTCTTCAGGAATTGATGCCTGGGAACTAAAAGACGAACTGCTTTTTGAACCAGGAACTCAATTCAAATATTCGAATATCGGTTATGGAACACTTGGGAAAATTCTGGAAAGTGCAACCGGAAAGTCCTATGAACAATTGGTTACTGAGCTTTTTGCAAAGTATGGATTCAACAACTGCTTTTATCCTAATACGGAAAATCAAAAAAAACTGGTTAACAGCTTTGCGATTACGAAAAATGGGACGAATTTGGTTGAAGAATTTCCCTACTCAAAAGAATTTTATCCGGGAAGTCATTTGATTATCACAGCCAGGGATTTGGCAAAATGGAATGACCTTCTTCATAACGGGAAAATTCTGAAAAACGAAAGCTATCAGAAAACGATTTATTATTCTGTTACCAATATTCATACACTTTTTAGTGAGAAGGAAATTGGTTACGGCTACGGATTAAGAATCAATGATAAAGCAGATGTTTTTGAAATTGGACATACTGGATTTTCTCCGCCTGCCGGATTTACAGCGGTTAATTTATATTATCCTGAGAAAAAAGTTTCGGTCACAGTATTAGAAAATCAGGCAACAGACGATTTTGACATTGCTTATTATTTTGAGCAGGAAATCAGAAATATGGTTATCAAAAGTGACCTTGTGAAATAA
- the carB gene encoding carbamoyl-phosphate synthase large subunit: protein MKRTDIQTILVIGSGPIIIGQAAEFDYSGTQACLSLKEEGYKVILINSNPATIMTDVEIADKVYIEPISLEFVSRIIRKERPDALLPTLGGQTGLNMAVELQKSGILEECKVEVLGTKLSAINQAEDRDLFRELMRELNEPVPESDIVTTVQGALDFADRIGYPVIVRPAFTMGGTGGGIASTEAELKEIAELGLKHSPVTQCLIERSIAGFKEIEYEVMRDSNDNAIVVCNMENIDPVGVHTGDSIVVAPSQTLSDREYQLLRNASLKIIRALGIEGGCNVQLALDPHSFNYYIIEVNPRVSRSSALASKATGYPIAKIAAKIAVGLTLDEIKNPVTGTSYACFEPALDYVVTKFPRFPFDKFETADRRLSTQMKATGEVMAIGRNFEESLQKAIRSLETGLRHLGLKKKQADALTDEEIERRIRVCDDERLFIIGDALRRGYDWEQIVEWSKIDKFFIWKIKKLIDFETTIKENKFNKEILLEAKKLGFADLNIAHLWETTQKEVFQFRKDNGIMPVYKMVDTCAAEFESETPYFYGTYEEENESVVSEKEKIIVLGSGPIRIGQGVEFDYATVHSVWAIQQMGYEAIIINSNPETVSTDFSISDKLYFEPLAEEDVMNIIELEKPKGVVVQFGGQTAINLADKLAAHGVQILGTSLEDLDRAENRDKFEKALQDLGIPQPLGKTSTSKEEAIVIANEIGYPVLVRPSYVLGGRAMEIVYNEKELAHYMENAVDASPEHPVLIDRYLTGKEVEVDAISDGETVVIPGIMEHIEKAGVHSGDSIAVYPPQTLTETQIKTLEDYTIRLAKGLNVIGLMNIQYVISNGEVFVIEVNPRSSRTVPFLSKITDVPMANLATKAILGSSLKDLGYKSGLVPNKEGVYVKVPVFSFSKLTKVDISLGPEMKSTGEVMGKDLTLEKALYKGLIGAGRKVPTFGAILFTVADADKEEASELAKRFNNAGFRIWATEGTAKFFEEKGIQTKIGYKIGEEDVNLIDLIQKGKVQYVVNTMTKGKQSERDGFQIRRMSVENGVPCLTSMDTVEAILKVIESMTFKMEAM, encoded by the coding sequence ATGAAAAGAACAGATATACAAACCATTTTAGTAATCGGCTCAGGTCCAATCATTATTGGTCAGGCGGCGGAATTTGATTATTCGGGAACACAGGCTTGTCTTTCGCTGAAGGAAGAAGGCTACAAAGTGATTTTGATTAATTCCAATCCTGCAACCATTATGACGGATGTGGAGATCGCCGACAAAGTTTATATTGAACCGATTTCTTTGGAATTCGTTTCCAGAATTATCCGTAAAGAACGTCCGGATGCGCTTCTTCCGACTTTGGGAGGACAAACCGGACTTAATATGGCGGTGGAATTACAGAAATCCGGAATTCTTGAAGAATGTAAAGTAGAAGTTTTAGGAACGAAACTTTCAGCAATCAATCAGGCGGAAGACAGAGATTTGTTCCGTGAACTGATGCGAGAACTGAACGAACCGGTTCCGGAATCGGACATCGTAACCACAGTTCAAGGTGCTTTGGATTTTGCAGACAGAATCGGTTATCCTGTGATTGTTCGTCCTGCTTTTACAATGGGAGGAACTGGTGGTGGAATTGCTTCTACTGAAGCAGAATTAAAAGAAATTGCCGAACTGGGATTGAAACATTCGCCCGTAACACAATGTCTGATTGAACGATCCATCGCTGGTTTCAAAGAAATCGAATACGAAGTAATGCGAGATTCCAACGACAACGCCATCGTGGTTTGTAATATGGAAAACATCGATCCGGTTGGGGTTCACACAGGAGATTCTATTGTGGTGGCGCCTTCGCAGACACTTTCTGACAGAGAATATCAGTTGTTGAGAAACGCTTCCCTAAAAATCATCAGAGCTTTAGGAATCGAAGGTGGATGTAACGTTCAGTTGGCATTAGACCCACATTCATTCAATTATTATATCATCGAGGTAAATCCAAGAGTTTCGCGTTCATCGGCTTTAGCGAGTAAAGCAACCGGTTACCCTATTGCAAAAATCGCGGCGAAAATTGCAGTTGGTCTGACATTGGACGAAATCAAAAATCCGGTAACAGGAACATCTTACGCTTGTTTCGAGCCAGCTTTGGATTATGTGGTGACGAAATTCCCAAGATTCCCTTTTGATAAATTTGAAACGGCGGACAGAAGATTGTCAACTCAGATGAAAGCAACAGGCGAAGTAATGGCAATTGGTAGAAACTTCGAAGAGTCTCTGCAAAAAGCCATTCGTTCTTTGGAAACAGGATTGAGACATCTTGGACTTAAGAAAAAACAGGCGGATGCTTTGACTGATGAGGAAATCGAGAGAAGAATCCGAGTTTGCGATGACGAAAGATTATTCATCATTGGCGATGCCCTACGAAGAGGTTACGATTGGGAACAGATTGTGGAATGGAGTAAAATTGACAAATTCTTCATCTGGAAAATCAAAAAACTGATTGACTTCGAAACAACAATCAAAGAAAATAAATTCAACAAAGAAATTCTTCTCGAGGCTAAGAAATTAGGTTTCGCAGATTTGAATATCGCGCATCTTTGGGAAACCACTCAGAAAGAAGTGTTCCAGTTCAGAAAAGATAACGGAATAATGCCGGTTTACAAAATGGTGGACACTTGCGCCGCTGAATTCGAATCGGAAACGCCTTATTTCTACGGAACTTATGAAGAAGAAAATGAAAGCGTGGTTTCTGAAAAAGAAAAAATCATAGTTTTGGGTTCAGGACCAATCAGAATTGGACAAGGAGTTGAGTTTGACTATGCAACCGTACATTCGGTTTGGGCAATTCAGCAGATGGGTTACGAAGCGATTATCATCAACTCCAATCCGGAAACCGTTTCCACAGACTTCTCGATTTCGGATAAATTATACTTCGAACCTTTGGCGGAAGAAGATGTGATGAACATCATCGAACTTGAAAAACCAAAAGGTGTTGTGGTTCAGTTTGGAGGACAGACAGCGATTAATCTGGCAGATAAATTAGCTGCTCACGGCGTTCAGATTTTGGGAACTTCTCTTGAAGATTTGGACAGAGCAGAGAACAGAGATAAATTTGAAAAAGCACTTCAGGATTTAGGAATTCCACAACCATTGGGGAAAACTTCGACTTCAAAAGAAGAAGCAATTGTGATTGCTAATGAAATCGGTTATCCGGTTTTGGTTCGTCCGAGTTATGTTTTGGGAGGCCGTGCTATGGAAATCGTTTACAACGAGAAAGAACTCGCTCATTATATGGAAAATGCGGTGGATGCCAGTCCGGAACATCCTGTTCTGATTGACCGTTACCTGACCGGAAAAGAAGTGGAAGTGGATGCGATTTCTGACGGCGAAACCGTAGTGATTCCGGGAATTATGGAACATATTGAAAAGGCAGGTGTTCACTCCGGAGATTCGATTGCAGTTTATCCGCCTCAGACTTTGACGGAAACTCAAATCAAAACATTAGAAGATTACACGATAAGATTAGCAAAAGGTTTGAATGTCATTGGATTAATGAATATCCAGTACGTGATTTCCAACGGCGAAGTTTTCGTCATCGAGGTGAATCCACGTTCGTCCAGAACCGTTCCTTTCTTATCGAAAATCACGGATGTTCCGATGGCAAACTTGGCAACCAAAGCAATTCTCGGATCGTCATTGAAAGATTTAGGATACAAATCCGGATTGGTTCCTAACAAGGAAGGCGTTTATGTGAAAGTTCCGGTTTTTTCTTTCAGTAAGTTAACGAAAGTAGACATCTCTCTAGGACCGGAAATGAAATCAACTGGAGAAGTAATGGGGAAAGATTTGACGTTGGAAAAAGCTTTGTACAAAGGCTTAATCGGTGCTGGAAGAAAAGTGCCGACTTTCGGAGCTATTCTCTTTACTGTTGCTGATGCGGACAAAGAAGAAGCTTCTGAATTGGCAAAACGTTTCAACAACGCAGGCTTCAGAATTTGGGCAACGGAAGGAACGGCGAAATTCTTTGAAGAAAAAGGAATTCAGACAAAAATCGGTTACAAAATTGGGGAAGAAGATGTGAACCTGATAGATTTGATTCAGAAAGGAAAAGTACAATACGTTGTTAATACGATGACGAAAGGCAAACAGTCCGAAAGAGACGGTTTCCAAATCCGAAGAATGTCCGTAGAAAACGGCGTTCCTTGTCTGACATCGATGGACACGGTGGAAGCTATTTTGAAAGTGATTGAGAGTATGACGTTTAAAATGGAGGCGATGTAA
- a CDS encoding type II toxin-antitoxin system RelE/ParE family toxin, producing MAFKIEYTHQAEIDVVKAVDYYIEKTSRKIAKSFYSKLIEAEKTLKSISFFQKIHNDFHRLPLKIFPYIIIYKVDKENEIIKIFRIFHTSQSPEKYP from the coding sequence ATGGCTTTTAAAATTGAATATACACATCAAGCTGAAATTGATGTTGTAAAAGCTGTTGATTATTACATTGAAAAGACATCCCGTAAAATTGCAAAATCATTTTATAGTAAGCTGATTGAAGCCGAAAAGACTTTAAAATCAATTTCTTTTTTTCAAAAAATTCACAATGATTTTCATAGGCTTCCACTTAAAATATTTCCGTATATCATCATCTATAAAGTAGATAAAGAAAACGAAATTATAAAGATTTTCAGAATCTTCCACACCTCACAAAGTCCTGAAAAGTATCCATAA
- a CDS encoding Crp/Fnr family transcriptional regulator, whose protein sequence is MIQILLGNLDWETRKLKRNEFLKTSGTIDTNVYFVEEGSVRIFIEDEDEERIIRFGYQGNIIVSLDSFLSDKPSEFYIQAIKASTVKVASKKDFYEFINSSNENLKLWNSILEDLVLQQIEREKDLLYSSPKIRYERVLKRSPKLFQEIPNKYIANYLRMSPETLSRLKKS, encoded by the coding sequence ATGATTCAGATTTTACTTGGGAATTTAGATTGGGAAACAAGAAAATTAAAACGAAATGAATTTCTCAAAACTTCCGGAACGATTGATACAAATGTATATTTTGTAGAAGAGGGAAGTGTCCGGATTTTTATCGAAGATGAGGATGAAGAACGGATTATTCGTTTCGGTTATCAGGGCAATATCATTGTTTCATTGGATTCTTTTTTGTCAGATAAACCTTCGGAGTTTTATATTCAGGCAATCAAAGCTTCAACGGTAAAGGTGGCTTCCAAAAAGGATTTTTATGAATTTATCAATTCCAGTAATGAGAATCTGAAATTATGGAATTCGATTCTGGAAGATTTGGTTTTGCAACAGATTGAGCGTGAAAAAGATTTGCTGTACAGTTCGCCTAAAATTCGATACGAAAGAGTTCTGAAACGAAGTCCGAAATTGTTTCAAGAAATCCCGAATAAATACATTGCCAACTATCTCAGGATGTCGCCGGAAACATTATCGAGGTTGAAAAAATCTTGA
- a CDS encoding DinB family protein produces the protein MKILINQLLNELKIITENSIDFAKSLLYQNNDTLNFRTSEDSWSILECLEHLNFYGQFYLPEIENRIKKSQFSATKSDFKSGLLGNYFANMMLPKEKLNKMKTLKISNPIHKQLNKSVIEEFINQQNKMLELLEKAKVVDLEKTKTLISISKLIKLKLGDTFRFVIYHNLRHVKQAENILNNI, from the coding sequence ATGAAAATTTTAATTAATCAATTACTTAACGAACTTAAAATCATCACAGAAAATAGTATTGATTTTGCTAAATCATTACTCTATCAAAATAATGATACTTTAAATTTTCGAACGTCAGAAGACAGCTGGAGTATTTTGGAATGTCTGGAACATCTTAATTTTTACGGACAATTTTATCTTCCTGAAATTGAAAATCGAATTAAAAAAAGTCAATTTTCAGCAACCAAATCTGATTTTAAAAGTGGGCTTTTAGGAAATTATTTCGCCAATATGATGCTTCCGAAAGAGAAACTCAATAAGATGAAAACTTTGAAAATATCCAATCCAATTCATAAGCAATTGAACAAATCTGTTATTGAAGAATTCATCAATCAACAAAATAAAATGCTCGAACTTCTCGAGAAAGCAAAAGTGGTTGACTTGGAAAAAACGAAAACTTTAATCAGTATTTCAAAACTCATTAAACTGAAATTAGGCGATACTTTCCGCTTTGTGATTTACCATAATTTGAGACACGTCAAACAAGCGGAAAATATTCTGAACAATATTTAG